A single genomic interval of Acetobacteroides hydrogenigenes harbors:
- a CDS encoding GH92 family glycosyl hydrolase: MASFAQETFNPVDFVNPFIGTTNYGTTNPGAVTPNGLMSVVPFNVMGSAQNKFDKDAQWFSTPYEHTNSVLSGFSHVNLSGVGCPDLGSLLLMPTTGALNVDYKSYGSAYSNETATPGYYSNLLTKYGIKCEVSATPRTGISRFTFPKGESHILLNLGEGLTNESGAMLRKVSDTEVEGMKLLGTFCYNSKAVFPIYFVMRISKAPKQMGYWKKQRTMGVEANWDNTSGKNKLYTTYGKELAGDDIGAFFSFDTNEDEEVVVRMGVSFVSIANARLNLDKEQATSSFDEIRASARKSWNDDLSRIKVEGGTKEQKTVFYTALYHMLIHPNILNDVNGQYPAMESDRILTTNGNRYTVFSLWDTYRNVHQLLTLAYPEKQLGMVQTMLGMYRENGWLPKWELFGRETYTMEGDPSIPVIVDTWMKGIRGFDINLAYEAMRKSATLPGNENLMRPDNDDYLKLGYVPLREQYDNSVSHALEYYIADYALSRLADSLGKKDDAKLFFNRSMGYKNYFCKDFGMLRPKLPDGSFYKPFNPREGENFQPCPGFHEGSAWNYTFYVPHDVFGLAKLMGGKKNFITKLQKTFDEGLYDPANEPDIAYPYLFSYFKGEEWRTQQQVQHLLNKYFTDKPNGIPGNDDTGTMSAWAVFSMMGFYPDCPGEPYYTLTTPAFDKVTITLDPKYSGKKELVIETARPTANSSYIKSMTLGGKPINKYRIAHRDLVNGGILKLILEERTK; this comes from the coding sequence ATGGCCTCATTTGCTCAGGAAACCTTTAATCCTGTTGATTTTGTCAATCCCTTTATAGGAACAACCAACTACGGCACCACCAATCCTGGTGCCGTCACCCCAAACGGGTTGATGTCGGTAGTTCCCTTCAACGTTATGGGATCGGCACAAAATAAGTTCGACAAGGATGCACAATGGTTCTCCACTCCTTACGAGCATACCAACTCTGTGCTTTCAGGCTTCTCGCATGTAAACCTCAGCGGCGTTGGATGTCCCGATTTGGGCTCGTTGCTGCTGATGCCAACCACCGGAGCGCTTAATGTTGACTATAAGAGCTACGGAAGCGCCTACTCCAACGAAACGGCAACTCCCGGATACTACTCCAATCTTCTTACCAAGTACGGAATTAAGTGCGAGGTTTCGGCAACACCACGTACCGGCATATCGCGCTTTACCTTTCCTAAGGGCGAAAGCCACATCCTGCTAAACCTTGGCGAAGGGTTAACCAACGAGAGCGGTGCAATGCTCCGTAAGGTTAGCGATACCGAGGTTGAGGGGATGAAGCTCCTTGGAACCTTCTGCTACAACTCTAAGGCTGTATTCCCCATTTACTTTGTTATGCGCATCAGCAAGGCGCCAAAGCAGATGGGCTACTGGAAGAAGCAGCGCACCATGGGCGTTGAGGCGAATTGGGACAACACCAGCGGCAAGAATAAGCTCTACACCACCTACGGCAAGGAATTGGCAGGTGATGATATCGGCGCCTTCTTCTCGTTCGACACCAACGAGGACGAAGAGGTGGTGGTACGCATGGGCGTTTCGTTTGTGAGCATCGCCAACGCTCGCCTTAACCTCGATAAGGAGCAGGCAACCTCCAGCTTCGACGAGATACGCGCCAGCGCACGCAAAAGCTGGAACGACGATCTTTCGCGCATTAAGGTAGAAGGAGGGACTAAGGAGCAAAAGACGGTTTTCTACACCGCGCTTTACCACATGCTCATCCATCCTAACATCCTTAACGATGTTAACGGGCAATACCCCGCCATGGAGAGCGACAGAATCCTCACCACCAACGGAAACCGCTACACCGTATTCTCGTTGTGGGATACCTACCGCAACGTCCACCAGCTTCTAACGTTGGCTTATCCCGAGAAGCAGCTGGGAATGGTTCAAACCATGCTGGGCATGTACCGCGAGAATGGCTGGTTGCCTAAGTGGGAGCTATTCGGAAGAGAAACCTACACCATGGAGGGCGATCCAAGCATTCCGGTTATTGTTGATACTTGGATGAAGGGCATTCGCGGCTTCGACATCAACCTTGCCTACGAGGCTATGCGCAAGTCGGCTACCCTTCCGGGCAACGAGAACCTGATGCGTCCCGATAACGATGACTACCTGAAGCTGGGCTACGTTCCCCTTCGCGAGCAGTACGACAACTCTGTATCGCACGCGCTGGAGTACTACATTGCCGATTACGCCCTATCGCGTTTAGCCGATTCGTTGGGTAAGAAGGATGATGCTAAGCTATTCTTCAACCGTTCGATGGGCTACAAAAACTACTTCTGCAAGGATTTCGGGATGCTTCGTCCTAAGCTGCCCGATGGAAGTTTCTACAAGCCTTTCAATCCACGCGAGGGTGAGAACTTCCAGCCTTGCCCCGGTTTCCACGAGGGTAGTGCTTGGAACTACACGTTTTACGTGCCTCACGACGTGTTTGGACTCGCTAAGCTGATGGGTGGTAAGAAGAATTTCATCACCAAACTGCAAAAAACGTTCGACGAAGGCTTGTACGATCCTGCTAACGAGCCGGATATTGCCTACCCATACCTCTTCAGCTACTTTAAGGGCGAGGAGTGGCGCACCCAACAGCAGGTGCAGCACTTGCTCAACAAGTACTTTACCGATAAGCCCAACGGCATCCCCGGCAACGACGACACCGGAACCATGTCGGCATGGGCAGTATTTAGCATGATGGGCTTCTACCCCGATTGCCCCGGAGAACCATACTACACGCTCACCACTCCGGCATTCGATAAAGTAACCATTACGCTTGATCCGAAGTACAGCGGCAAGAAGGAGCTGGTTATCGAAACCGCGCGTCCAACAGCCAACTCCTCGTACATTAAAAGTATGACACTTGGCGGTAAGCCGATTAACAAGTACCGCATCGCGCACCGTGATTTGGTTAACGGTGGAATCCTAAAGCTGATACTTGAGGAGAGAACTAAGTAA
- a CDS encoding TolB-like translocation protein, with protein MGGFKYNAIFHTKQVDGEWTNPEVLEFCRNTSYKYLEPHLSPDGSKLYFVSNMPTGSNKEDNFDIWVSEKKNGMWTKPYNIGAPINTESKEFFPSVTTNGTIYYTHLDTVAKDEFIYRSRCINGVYQQPEKLGPNVNISKARFNALIAPDESFTIVPAFGMPDSFGGTDYYIVFRDSSDKWSKPINMGPKVNSDNPKEWSASLSPDGKYLFFMSARMGNYSIDVLSRESINRFHNSPQNGNTDIYWISTSVIEELRKKAVFD; from the coding sequence GTGGGAGGCTTTAAGTACAATGCCATATTCCACACAAAACAGGTTGATGGGGAATGGACTAATCCGGAAGTTTTAGAGTTCTGCAGAAATACATCTTATAAGTACCTCGAACCTCATCTTTCTCCCGACGGTAGTAAGCTATACTTCGTATCCAACATGCCAACAGGCTCTAATAAAGAGGATAACTTTGACATATGGGTATCAGAGAAAAAGAATGGAATGTGGACTAAACCGTATAATATTGGTGCACCAATAAATACCGAAAGCAAAGAATTCTTTCCTTCGGTTACAACAAACGGGACTATCTACTATACCCATCTCGACACTGTAGCAAAGGATGAATTTATTTACCGTTCGAGATGCATCAATGGCGTTTACCAGCAACCCGAGAAGCTAGGGCCAAACGTGAACATTAGTAAGGCTCGCTTTAATGCGCTTATTGCTCCCGACGAGAGCTTTACTATTGTTCCAGCCTTTGGCATGCCCGACAGCTTTGGTGGTACCGACTACTACATTGTATTTAGAGATTCGTCGGACAAATGGAGCAAGCCAATTAATATGGGACCTAAAGTAAACAGCGATAATCCGAAGGAATGGTCGGCATCGCTATCGCCAGATGGAAAGTATCTCTTCTTTATGTCGGCACGAATGGGTAACTACAGCATAGATGTGCTAAGCAGAGAAAGCATTAATCGTTTCCATAACTCTCCACAAAACGGCAATACCGACATTTACTGGATAAGTACATCGGTTATCGAAGAGCTTCGTAAGAAGGCTGTATTCGATTAA
- a CDS encoding carboxypeptidase-like regulatory domain-containing protein has product MRYLQEPLRKSIESKCNIVINSTEAKDHAETKSLAENILSEINGRAATNMRITLVKKEVEDKRRMGKAHLGKLSVLAVEGSYMLESIKSDAEADSKNLKVKTKLEKMSDDKLLEECEIINADLQKQKPKLLEYGYTEEQIGRLSGALAQMSSIKKELSATKLSYSEIRGQRENIDKGILERLEKLNQKVEINKVLMPNLFRDYFAVKLVTTKKQQSGISGTVLFNGQPLANASIKLYSNKVATPRKNASAKSIKANAVPKEKVVYDKLSNSNGEINIRDLKPDTYRLTISKIGYKSQELTVYVNPKEFSVVNVEMEKL; this is encoded by the coding sequence ATGAGGTATTTACAAGAACCACTAAGAAAGAGCATTGAGTCGAAATGCAACATCGTTATCAACTCGACAGAAGCCAAGGACCATGCCGAAACAAAATCGCTTGCCGAAAACATTCTTTCGGAAATAAACGGCCGAGCAGCTACTAACATGAGGATTACACTGGTAAAGAAGGAGGTTGAGGATAAGCGGCGAATGGGTAAAGCACATTTAGGAAAGCTCTCGGTGCTTGCCGTTGAAGGAAGCTACATGCTAGAGTCGATTAAATCGGATGCCGAAGCGGATTCGAAAAATCTGAAGGTGAAAACGAAGCTGGAAAAGATGAGCGATGATAAGCTTTTGGAGGAGTGCGAAATTATTAACGCCGATTTGCAAAAGCAGAAGCCAAAGCTGCTGGAGTATGGCTATACGGAGGAGCAAATAGGTAGGCTATCGGGAGCCCTTGCTCAGATGTCGAGCATTAAGAAGGAGCTTTCGGCTACCAAGCTTTCCTACTCGGAGATACGAGGACAAAGAGAGAATATCGATAAGGGCATACTGGAACGGCTGGAGAAACTAAACCAAAAGGTTGAGATAAATAAGGTGCTTATGCCAAACCTTTTCCGCGATTACTTTGCCGTTAAGCTGGTTACCACCAAGAAGCAGCAATCGGGCATTAGCGGGACGGTACTCTTTAACGGACAACCGCTAGCCAATGCTTCGATTAAGCTCTACTCCAACAAGGTTGCTACACCTAGAAAGAATGCTTCGGCAAAATCGATAAAGGCTAATGCGGTACCCAAAGAAAAGGTCGTTTACGATAAGCTGAGCAACAGCAATGGTGAGATTAACATCCGCGACCTTAAGCCGGATACCTACCGGCTAACCATATCGAAGATCGGCTACAAGAGCCAGGAACTTACCGTTTACGTAAATCCTAAGGAGTTTTCGGTGGTAAACGTTGAGATGGAGAAGCTGTAG
- a CDS encoding glycoside hydrolase family 130 protein: MIQKLTMPWEDRPEGSKEVVWRYSQNPIIPRNLLPTSNSIFNSAVVCFGDRYAGVFRCDDTNRRMRLHVGFSDDAVSWKINEEPLKFTCDDAEIGEWVYGYDPRVCWIEDRYYVTWCNGYHGPTIGVAYTFDFVTFHQLENAFLPFNRNGVLFPKKINGNFAMLSRPSDNGHTPFGDIFYSESPDLEYWGRHRHVMSPAPFEQSAWQCTKIGAGPIPIETPEGWLLIYHGVLASCNGFVYSFGSALLDLDQPWKVKYRSGPYLLSPQKDYECMGDVPNVTFPCAALHDDETGRIAIYYGCADTVTGLAFGYIPEIVEFTKKTSIV; encoded by the coding sequence ATGATTCAGAAGCTAACCATGCCTTGGGAAGATCGTCCCGAAGGCTCTAAAGAGGTAGTTTGGCGTTACTCGCAGAACCCTATCATTCCTCGCAATCTACTACCTACTTCAAATAGCATTTTCAACAGTGCGGTTGTATGCTTTGGCGATAGGTATGCTGGAGTTTTCCGTTGTGACGACACCAACCGTCGCATGCGCCTACACGTTGGCTTTAGCGACGATGCCGTAAGCTGGAAGATTAACGAGGAGCCGCTTAAGTTTACCTGCGACGATGCCGAGATAGGTGAGTGGGTTTACGGTTACGACCCACGTGTTTGCTGGATCGAAGATCGCTACTATGTTACCTGGTGCAATGGCTACCATGGACCAACCATTGGCGTAGCTTACACCTTCGACTTTGTAACCTTTCATCAGCTCGAGAATGCATTCCTTCCCTTTAACCGCAACGGCGTACTCTTCCCAAAGAAGATCAACGGCAACTTTGCCATGCTAAGCCGTCCTAGCGATAATGGGCATACTCCATTCGGAGATATTTTCTATAGCGAATCTCCCGATTTAGAGTACTGGGGAAGACATCGCCATGTAATGTCTCCTGCACCATTCGAGCAGAGCGCTTGGCAATGCACCAAGATTGGAGCAGGTCCTATTCCTATCGAAACTCCCGAAGGATGGTTGCTAATATATCACGGTGTACTAGCATCCTGCAACGGATTTGTATATAGCTTCGGATCGGCACTACTTGATCTCGATCAACCTTGGAAGGTAAAGTACCGTTCTGGTCCATACCTGCTTTCTCCTCAAAAAGATTACGAGTGCATGGGCGACGTTCCAAACGTAACATTCCCTTGCGCCGCCCTTCATGATGATGAAACAGGACGTATCGCAATCTACTACGGCTGCGCCGATACCGTTACCGGTTTGGCCTTTGGGTATATCCCCGAGATTGTTGAGTTCACCAAAAAAACGAGCATAGTATGA
- a CDS encoding OmpA family protein: MKSTTLLLICTMVIALSASTNAQLLEKTIKKVGKKVEKEAEKRTDQKVNKGIDKAFDKAEEGVDSTVKGDGTNNQKQPAQQGKPKQGASATGEQPQAVLTWAKYDFVPGSQIIFEDNLQDEQNGEFPSKWDLVFGIVENANLNGDNVIMFRKCNINAYDGIVPLMKNSNEDYLPDEFTIEFDAYYEKYNNSYRIFLLDAKNQKNLDKSNNLSSRHFLRFDQNAADGKNIAKGFYPGFSNADTKSIPGWRHIAISFNKRALKAYIDDARVINIPNVDFNPVGFTVGFHNPSGNINGYIKNVRIAKGAVPLYSKILTDGKFVTTGIKFDVNQATIKPESMGTINYVVKMMNDHPELNFCVEGHTDSDGADAANKTLSEKRAAAVRNELINQGISANRLTSKGWGESKPVTSNDTPEGKAQNRRVEFVKVK, encoded by the coding sequence ATGAAATCAACTACATTACTCCTTATCTGTACGATGGTGATCGCCCTTTCGGCAAGTACGAATGCGCAGCTTCTTGAGAAAACGATAAAGAAGGTAGGAAAAAAGGTAGAGAAAGAAGCGGAGAAACGTACCGACCAGAAAGTTAACAAGGGCATAGACAAAGCCTTCGATAAGGCCGAAGAAGGCGTAGATAGTACCGTGAAAGGTGACGGCACAAACAATCAGAAGCAACCGGCACAACAGGGGAAACCCAAACAAGGTGCAAGCGCTACAGGAGAACAGCCTCAAGCTGTGCTTACATGGGCAAAGTACGACTTTGTTCCAGGCTCCCAAATTATATTTGAGGATAATCTACAGGATGAGCAAAACGGGGAATTCCCCAGCAAGTGGGATTTAGTTTTTGGTATTGTGGAAAATGCCAATCTCAATGGAGATAATGTGATAATGTTTAGGAAATGCAATATCAACGCCTACGATGGTATCGTTCCCCTAATGAAAAACAGCAACGAAGACTACCTACCCGACGAGTTTACCATCGAATTTGACGCCTACTACGAAAAATACAATAACTCCTACCGCATATTTTTGCTGGATGCTAAAAACCAGAAGAACCTGGATAAGAGCAACAACCTTAGCAGTCGGCATTTCCTCCGTTTCGACCAAAATGCGGCCGATGGTAAAAATATAGCCAAGGGTTTTTATCCCGGATTCTCCAACGCCGACACAAAATCGATTCCCGGATGGCGGCATATTGCCATATCGTTCAACAAGCGTGCACTAAAGGCCTACATCGACGATGCTCGCGTGATAAACATCCCAAATGTCGATTTTAATCCGGTTGGTTTTACCGTTGGATTCCACAATCCAAGTGGTAACATAAACGGATACATCAAAAACGTTAGAATTGCCAAAGGGGCTGTGCCACTTTACAGCAAGATTCTAACCGATGGAAAGTTTGTGACTACCGGAATTAAGTTCGATGTGAACCAAGCCACCATCAAACCCGAAAGCATGGGTACCATAAACTACGTGGTTAAGATGATGAACGATCACCCCGAGCTTAACTTCTGCGTAGAGGGGCATACCGACAGCGATGGTGCCGATGCCGCCAACAAAACCCTATCCGAGAAACGTGCAGCAGCAGTACGCAACGAGCTGATAAACCAGGGCATTTCCGCCAATCGCCTAACTTCTAAAGGATGGGGCGAGAGTAAGCCAGTAACCAGCAACGATACGCCCGAAGGGAAGGCTCAGAACCGTAGGGTTGAGTTTGTAAAGGTAAAGTAG
- a CDS encoding TlpA family protein disulfide reductase, which translates to MRKFKLLLLILTLPLLGKSQVLEGRIYSKARFVEVFQPLGVGVNVSSAPVRIKVDSTGYFRFASTLNRHGFYKIGFPNGSALLFLMPSDTVYMAVDSLSKGIKFRKAEYYNRFAFFWEASALSKRYIGLMHSKSGGNFAMQCDSLLPLQEKEMLVKMDSLHSRGLLSDYLYEKLIKELKAGLYWGYVARINTINEDPNASYPNLLKLRSKLYADLKPTDTSCYNLSTGWRVYLGAYLSDYVEKDVKLKNDSTWAPFAPERSVRFFSKELQEFFFGDNIIASFKAGTTSLDRIAGKFRYYRQKFPNSEFIPVIEGYFKQANFKPSEAVAPQDAPYTYIKIKEYPSLRNFIGENFGGKPVFIDLWASWCGPCKAEFSHSAWLDGELEKRGIKLLYISLDVRTNQKAWSDNVEKYQLKGKHYRTDSDDRLGKDLESRLFSEGLVQIPRYVLVNGSGDIIGSDLPRPSTGQKLLDEIDRLLKR; encoded by the coding sequence ATGAGAAAGTTTAAACTTTTATTGCTGATTTTAACCCTTCCGTTACTGGGGAAATCTCAAGTACTAGAAGGCCGCATCTACTCCAAAGCCCGCTTTGTTGAGGTTTTCCAACCCCTAGGTGTTGGGGTTAATGTCTCATCGGCTCCTGTACGGATAAAGGTAGATAGCACAGGCTATTTTAGGTTTGCCTCTACCCTAAATAGGCATGGATTTTATAAGATTGGATTTCCAAATGGTTCAGCACTTCTTTTTTTAATGCCCAGCGACACCGTTTATATGGCGGTTGATAGCCTTTCTAAAGGAATAAAGTTTCGAAAAGCGGAATACTATAACCGCTTTGCCTTTTTTTGGGAGGCAAGCGCTTTGAGCAAGCGTTATATTGGCCTGATGCATAGCAAAAGCGGTGGAAATTTTGCTATGCAGTGCGACTCCCTATTGCCATTACAAGAGAAAGAGATGCTTGTTAAGATGGATTCGCTACATAGTAGAGGCCTTTTAAGCGATTATTTATACGAAAAGCTTATCAAAGAGCTAAAAGCAGGTCTTTACTGGGGATATGTCGCAAGAATTAATACAATAAACGAAGACCCTAACGCCAGCTACCCTAATCTTTTAAAGCTTAGAAGTAAGCTGTATGCCGATTTAAAACCTACCGATACTTCCTGCTACAATTTATCTACGGGCTGGCGTGTTTACTTAGGAGCTTATCTTAGTGATTACGTAGAAAAAGATGTGAAACTAAAAAACGATTCGACGTGGGCTCCATTTGCACCAGAGCGTAGCGTTCGTTTTTTCAGTAAGGAGTTGCAAGAATTCTTTTTTGGGGATAATATAATAGCATCTTTTAAGGCAGGGACTACTTCACTTGATAGAATAGCAGGAAAATTTCGCTACTACAGGCAGAAGTTCCCTAATAGCGAGTTTATTCCTGTTATAGAGGGCTACTTTAAGCAGGCCAACTTTAAGCCATCGGAAGCTGTTGCTCCCCAAGATGCGCCGTATACCTACATAAAGATAAAGGAATACCCCTCCTTACGCAATTTCATTGGCGAAAACTTTGGAGGAAAACCCGTATTCATCGATTTATGGGCCAGCTGGTGCGGCCCCTGTAAGGCGGAGTTTAGCCATAGTGCATGGTTGGATGGCGAATTGGAGAAGAGGGGCATTAAGCTGCTCTATATCTCGTTGGATGTTCGTACCAACCAGAAGGCTTGGAGCGATAACGTGGAGAAGTACCAGCTAAAGGGGAAACATTACCGTACCGATAGCGACGATAGGCTGGGAAAGGACTTGGAAAGCCGTCTTTTTAGTGAAGGATTGGTACAAATACCCCGTTACGTTTTGGTAAATGGAAGCGGAGATATTATTGGTAGCGATCTTCCCCGCCCAAGCACCGGCCAAAAGCTGCTCGACGAGATTGATAGGCTGCTGAAGAGGTAA
- the nhaA gene encoding Na+/H+ antiporter NhaA — MKLTKLYNEFFKSEKKGGLILVFATTISLVLANSAWSEDYISLWQADLGGHSIIQWINDGLMAIFFLLIGLELEREFYCGELSDIKKASLPIVGAIGGMLVPAALYLLLNFGTETQAGAGIPMATDIALVLGILSLLGNRVPVSLKIFLTALAVIDDLGAIIEITIFYSGTVVFSNLLIALGTFGILVVLNRLNVRNLIPYLVGGVAMWYFMLHSGVHATITGAMLAFAIPFGYCGEKSPSNILQHYLHKPVAFLILPLFAAANMCIPIGEGWQSSLVDANNLGIVLGLVVGKPLGIWLFSYIGVVLGFCALPSDLKWKNIVGAGFLGGIGFTMSIFIAILAFDDETIVNSSKIAIIIASILAGIIGLLVLRLTLKAQVDNNEGV, encoded by the coding sequence ATGAAGCTCACAAAGCTATACAACGAATTCTTTAAAAGCGAAAAAAAGGGTGGGTTAATTCTCGTTTTTGCAACGACCATATCCCTTGTTCTTGCAAATTCTGCTTGGAGTGAGGATTACATCAGCCTTTGGCAGGCAGACTTAGGCGGGCATAGCATTATTCAATGGATTAACGATGGGCTAATGGCCATCTTCTTTTTGCTGATTGGCCTAGAGCTGGAGCGAGAGTTTTACTGTGGAGAGCTTTCCGATATAAAAAAGGCCTCTTTGCCTATTGTTGGCGCAATAGGAGGGATGCTTGTTCCTGCTGCATTGTACCTACTGCTTAACTTTGGAACCGAAACGCAAGCAGGAGCAGGAATTCCAATGGCAACGGATATTGCTTTAGTTTTGGGCATCCTATCGTTGTTAGGTAATCGTGTTCCTGTTTCATTGAAGATATTTTTGACAGCCTTGGCGGTAATCGACGATTTGGGAGCAATTATCGAAATTACAATATTTTATTCGGGTACTGTTGTTTTTTCGAACCTACTTATTGCACTCGGTACGTTTGGCATCCTTGTCGTTCTAAACAGGCTTAATGTGCGTAACCTAATTCCGTATCTGGTAGGTGGAGTGGCAATGTGGTATTTTATGCTGCACTCTGGAGTTCATGCCACAATAACAGGAGCTATGCTGGCGTTTGCTATTCCATTTGGATACTGTGGCGAGAAGTCGCCTTCGAATATTCTCCAGCATTACTTGCACAAGCCTGTAGCCTTTTTGATTCTTCCGTTGTTTGCAGCGGCCAATATGTGTATTCCCATTGGCGAAGGCTGGCAATCATCCTTAGTGGACGCAAACAACCTAGGAATTGTTTTAGGATTGGTTGTCGGGAAGCCTTTAGGCATTTGGCTTTTCTCGTATATAGGGGTTGTTCTTGGTTTTTGCGCATTACCTTCGGATTTGAAGTGGAAGAATATTGTTGGTGCAGGTTTTTTAGGAGGAATCGGCTTTACCATGTCAATTTTCATTGCGATTCTGGCATTTGATGACGAGACCATCGTAAACAGCTCCAAAATTGCAATCATTATTGCGTCGATTCTTGCAGGAATCATCGGATTACTAGTTCTTAGGTTAACCTTAAAGGCACAAGTAGATAATAATGAAGGCGTCTAA
- a CDS encoding BF3164 family lipoprotein — protein sequence MNRYLFFFLFLLLNGIIWSCWAQDRGQCTAKEVSVKGKHLSFRTAFSGTTEDVSVFLKDGLLLYKNTKEPLRVFSIHQLNVVADLGSWGEYSSLFFLPYFSQSSQDSLLCYVSDQGIVYRLAKDGEAVKTNQRIYSWGYENGGNRVVLVHDFAQLNDSTWLFAGKSINGFSIFKTVNSGKNAQTEELIPLNAISTNKGWEPFVGNFTLSPDKRRAIYAYQFFNAFAIINLQENTVNIIKKEGREFNSNTLKVPDGIALNTNHYSCCHAGEKYIYMLYIGRDYKQVNADNAKKKTYVYIERYDWNGVLIQRIRLDRFGKQFCIDEKNGKIILVSKTAKTSKVSPFYIYDLPH from the coding sequence ATGAATAGGTATTTATTTTTCTTTTTGTTCTTGCTCCTTAACGGGATTATTTGGAGCTGCTGGGCGCAGGATAGGGGCCAATGCACGGCTAAAGAGGTAAGCGTTAAGGGTAAGCATCTCTCTTTTAGAACTGCTTTTTCAGGTACAACCGAAGATGTAAGCGTCTTTCTAAAAGATGGGCTTCTTCTTTATAAGAATACAAAGGAGCCTTTGCGAGTATTCAGCATCCATCAATTGAATGTTGTTGCTGACTTAGGTAGCTGGGGAGAGTACTCTTCGCTATTTTTTTTACCATACTTTAGCCAATCATCTCAAGATTCGCTGCTTTGCTATGTCTCAGATCAAGGGATTGTGTATAGATTGGCAAAGGATGGAGAAGCGGTAAAGACTAATCAGCGAATTTACTCATGGGGCTACGAAAATGGAGGGAATAGGGTTGTTCTAGTTCATGATTTTGCCCAGCTAAATGATTCTACATGGCTGTTTGCAGGGAAGTCTATCAATGGGTTTAGTATTTTTAAGACCGTAAATAGCGGGAAGAATGCTCAAACAGAGGAGCTCATCCCACTTAATGCTATTTCTACCAATAAGGGATGGGAGCCTTTTGTCGGTAATTTTACTTTAAGTCCGGATAAGAGAAGGGCCATATATGCCTACCAATTCTTTAATGCATTTGCCATTATTAACCTGCAAGAGAATACTGTAAATATAATTAAGAAAGAAGGGAGAGAGTTTAATTCCAATACTTTAAAAGTGCCAGATGGGATTGCGCTAAATACAAACCACTACAGCTGCTGCCATGCGGGCGAGAAGTATATATATATGCTTTATATCGGTCGCGATTATAAGCAGGTAAATGCTGATAATGCGAAAAAGAAGACCTATGTCTATATAGAAAGGTACGATTGGAATGGGGTGCTTATTCAACGAATTCGGCTTGATCGGTTCGGAAAGCAATTTTGCATTGATGAAAAGAACGGGAAAATAATTCTGGTATCTAAAACGGCTAAAACTTCAAAGGTATCGCCATTCTATATCTACGATTTGCCTCACTAG